GCTCGGTGAGCTGCTCGCCGAGGTACGCCAGCGCCGCCAGCAGCAACTCCTCCTTGGTGTGGAAGTAGTACTGCACGAGCCGCAGTGAGACGCCCGCCTCCGCCGCCACCTCGCGCATCGTCGCCGACTGCAGGCCACGCGTGCTCGCGATCCGCAGCAGCGCCTCGCCGATCTGCCGCCGGCGCTCCTCGTGGTCCACCCGTTTCGGCACGGGTTGATGATACGCTCGTATCAAAACGAGGACGGAGGCCACCATGCCCGTCGGCGAATTCCGCAACGACCAGGCCCGCGCCCGCTTCTTCACCGCCTACGACGACCTCACCGCCCGGCTCTGGCCGTCGTCGTCGGTCGACTCCGATGTGGCCACCAGCTTCGGTACGACCCGGGTGCACCGCCTCGGCTCCGGCGACCAGACCCCGTTCGTGCTCCTGCCCGGCTCGGGCGGCCCGGCCGTGATGTGGCACGCCTACGTCGGCGGCCTCGCCGCCTCCCGTCCGGTGATCGCTGTCGACCCGGTCGGCGAGCCCGGCCCGTCCGTCCAGACCCGCCCGATCGGCAGCGGCGACGACTGGTCCCGATGGCTCGGCGAGACCCTCACCGCCCTCGGCGTCAGCCGCGCCCATCTGGTCGGCACCTCGTACGGCGGATGGATCGCCCTCAGCCACGCCCTGCGCTCCCCGCGCTCCGTCGCGAGCCTCGCGCTGCTCGACCCCGGCGGCTTCGGCAAGGTCAGCCCGAGGTTCCTGGCCTGGGTCATCGCCTGTGGACTGGCCACCTTCACGCCCAGGCCGGTCCGGCACGCCGCGGCCCGCTCCCTGCGCAACGTGACACTGCGCGACGACGACGCCGTGCGCCTGGTCAAGGCCACCTTCGGCTTCCGCCGCCGGCACATCATGCCCACCCCGCTGAGCGACGCCGAGCTGGCCCGGATCGCCGCACCCACGCTGGTCCTGCTGGGTGGCCACAGCCAGCTGTACGACGCCCGCGAGGTCGCTGCCCGGGTCACCACCCACATGCCGGACGCCGTCGCCGAGATCGTCCCCGAGGCCAGCCACGACCTGGCCCTGTGGCGTCCCGCCGAGCTGGCCGCCCGCATCGCCACCTTCGCCGCCGGCACCCCGGCCCACGCCTGACGCTGAGGCGCTGCCGCCGCTTCGAGGGCCCGCGGTCCGTCGTCTTCAGAGCCGCCTGGCCGCGCCGAGCGTTCGTGTCGGCCAGTTCGAGATCCGTACACGCGATCATGGGCATCTCCCAGCACGAATGCTTGCGGGGGTGCGGGGGTGCGGGGGACGGCCGAGGATCGGCGCCGTTCAGCCGTTGCGCCCAGGCCGGTCTGACGGCAGGTGGCTGGCGAGCGTGTGCACCGCGCCGGCGTAGACGCTCCAGAGGTCGCGGGAAAGGAAGTGGCCGGCCCCCGGCACGATACGCAGGCGTGCGGCGGGCACGGCTGCGGCGATGTCCCGGGCGGCGCGCACGCGGATCAGCGGGTCCCGTTCGCCGTGCAGTACCTGGGTCGGTGCGGTTATCCGGCTCAGCGGGCCACCGGACCAGGTGGCGCCGATCTGGCGACTCTGAGCCTTGTCGTCGCGGAAGCTGGCGACGTGGTG
This window of the Actinoplanes oblitus genome carries:
- a CDS encoding alpha/beta fold hydrolase, translating into MPVGEFRNDQARARFFTAYDDLTARLWPSSSVDSDVATSFGTTRVHRLGSGDQTPFVLLPGSGGPAVMWHAYVGGLAASRPVIAVDPVGEPGPSVQTRPIGSGDDWSRWLGETLTALGVSRAHLVGTSYGGWIALSHALRSPRSVASLALLDPGGFGKVSPRFLAWVIACGLATFTPRPVRHAAARSLRNVTLRDDDAVRLVKATFGFRRRHIMPTPLSDAELARIAAPTLVLLGGHSQLYDAREVAARVTTHMPDAVAEIVPEASHDLALWRPAELAARIATFAAGTPAHA